The DNA segment GAGCCAGGCTGCAGACGCTGGCGGAGCTAGAGGCGATCGCACGTGCGCACCACAGGGTCGTGGCGGCGGTAGCCGCGTGCACACCAACGCTGCCGTTCCGCCTCGCGACCGTTCACCGCACCGACGACCGCGTTGCGCGGTTGCTGCGCCGGGAGTATCGGCGCTTCCGCGAGACGCTGGAACGACTCGCAGGCCGCGTTGAGGTGGGGGTGAAGATCTACGTGCAGCACGAGGGCGCGTCTGCCGGCGCGATGTCCGTGGCTGAGAAAACCGGCGGGTCCGGATCGGCGCGCGTGGGCAGGGACTACATGCGCTACCGCCGCGAGCAGCGCGATCGGCGCCAGTACGCGTGGCGGTGCGCAACCACCGCGGCCGAGCAGATTGACGCCGTTCTCGCCGGGCTTGCGGTCGATCGCCGCCAACACCGAACGCAGAGCGCCGCGCTGTCCGCTGCTCCAGGCGAAAATGTATTCAACGCAGCCTACCTGGTGGATGCCGGGCGCGCCGAAGAGCTCGCCGCCCGTGCACGGCGGCTGGGTGCGGAAAACCCGGACGTGACGCTCGAGGTCACAGGCCCCTGGCCGGCCTATTCGTTCGCCGGCAGCGAGGAGCGCACATGAGCCCCGCCGCGCTCCCGGCCCAAGAGATCGCGCTCGTCGACCTGCTCGACCGGCTCCTGGCGGGCGGCATCGTGCTGACCGGAGACGTCACGCTGGCGATCGCCGACATCGACATGGTGCAGATCTCGCTTCGCGCCCTGATCACGTCGCTCGGCCGAACCGCGCAATCCGGCGCAGCGGAGCAAGACGAGTGAGCGCCGGCGTCGCTGGACATGGGCCGGGGTTGCGCCAGCGCATTTCGATGGCGCCC comes from the Sinorhizobium garamanticum genome and includes:
- a CDS encoding gas vesicle protein; this encodes MSPAALPAQEIALVDLLDRLLAGGIVLTGDVTLAIADIDMVQISLRALITSLGRTAQSGAAEQDE
- a CDS encoding GvpL/GvpF family gas vesicle protein is translated as MASYTYAVARPFDPNQAAGLVGVDGAAIHLVRHQDLVAVVSPLAPADADEAALRARLQTLAELEAIARAHHRVVAAVAACTPTLPFRLATVHRTDDRVARLLRREYRRFRETLERLAGRVEVGVKIYVQHEGASAGAMSVAEKTGGSGSARVGRDYMRYRREQRDRRQYAWRCATTAAEQIDAVLAGLAVDRRQHRTQSAALSAAPGENVFNAAYLVDAGRAEELAARARRLGAENPDVTLEVTGPWPAYSFAGSEERT